The Takifugu rubripes chromosome 16, fTakRub1.2, whole genome shotgun sequence genome contains the following window.
ACTCAGCTCGGAACTGGAGGGGTCATGCCTCCGGCCTAAAAAGGGAAGGAGAACAccagaggctgcaggctgctctAAGAATAACTTCTGGCTCTGAGGAGCACGGCGGGAAACTGTCAGATCTTCACTGCTTTGAGCGCTGTTTCGagtgtttcctgtcagattaATCAGTGAGGAACCTTTGATTTTTAGTTGTCCGGTGATGTGGTTCAAACTTTTGAAAGGTGTCCCCCTCCTTCCGTCAGTCACGTCGGGTTAATTCTGTCAGAGCTGCGGGGGCGGGGCTGTCCTCATGCCCCATCCTGGGTGAAGACGTCTAACCGGActtggtctctgtctctgtccgcCTCCTCAGGAACAGGCCCTCTAAAGGTTCCTGGTTTTTAGAAACTTGTTAAGAAAAACAGAGATTTATATACTCAAATAGGGAAAAACACTGACGAGAAAACTGTTGACTGGAATTACTGGATTAGGTTGTTGAACTTTGTTTACATGGCAACATTTGGACCTCCTGTCAGAGTGGAACATAATTGGTGAAAGAATGACAGAAACTGTTGAAGGTAAACCTCTTTGATCTTTACACTTTTCCAGTTCTCTCCGGTTTTCTGTGcactgttgctctgctgttgtCCCCCAGGAGAAGTTCACGTTGGCCAGGAGCTAAAAATATGTCGCTATCATGTATCGGCTATTTGTAATGCAGCTTTAAGACTGACGGCTCAGTACAGTGAGAGGCAGCAGcactgatgcatgctgggaaagcAACTAGCCTCAACAATAGCTAAAGTCGCCTATGTAACCACATTATAGCAGGTGTTGTGGTTatagtggttatactgggacagtgacggtaaatgactggttatactggaacagagagggttaatgactggttatactgggacagtgacggtaaatgactggttatactgggacagagagggtaaatgactggttatactgggacagaaagggtaaatgactggttatactgggacagagagggtaaatgactggttatactggaacagagggggtaaatgattggttatactgggacagaagaggtaaatgactggttatactgggacagaagagGTAAATGActagttatactgggacagagggggtaaatgattggttatactgggacagtggggggtaaatgactggttatactgggacagaaaggGTAaataactggttatactgggacagaagaggtaaatgactggttatactgggacagtgGGGgaaaatgactggttatactgggacagtgggggtaaatgactggttatactgggacagagagggtaaatgactggttatactgggacagagagggtaaatgactggttatactgggacagagagggttaaagactggttatactgggacagagagagtaaattactggttatactggaacagagagagtaaatgactggttatactggggcagagaagATAAATATTGGTTGTGTTTACAATATGCTGTAGAATGCTGCCTCAGCAGTGTAGTCCCAGTTCTATCTTATTGAGATGCACTCACCTCTTTTTTGCTTCCTGAATGTGATTTTTGAATGTGTGTCCCGTCCTGAACATGTGTTAACATTATCAGCAAGTGACTACACAAACGAAGAGAAACTGCAGGGCCAGCCTACAGAGTCCTACGACTGCAAAATGCTTTTGTTAATCTGTTAACTAAACTACCCTGAGATAAATATTACCGGTGTTCACCATAAACCACACAGACAGACTAGATGGAGACATTACAGCAGCAACAAGCTTCAGACAGGATTAGCAGCAGCTTTAAGCTCCATCAAATGTCCCTGCTGGAAGTCTTCTCATTAAGGACATGTTTTTGTTCTCCTTAAATCTGACCTATCATGAAGCTAGCAGCTCCATCCCTGAGCCGAGCTGTCATGGGTACCAACAAAAATGTGCAGCACACAAGGTTGGCcataaaaggggggaaaagtgcACAGACGACTGGTTGGTGTTGTGGAAAGTTATGAAGCTGAGTTTTGAGTATTGACATTTATGCTTACCTAAAACTAGATTTCATCTGAACTGAAGCCATTTCCATAACAGATCAGGAAAGTAAATGTCTGGCTTCAGAAGGTTCTGTTGGAAGTACTGGCTGATGTGCTGGATTCTCAGAGTCAGAGACACTTTAATATCTTCAGCTGAGGCATAAAGACTTTTAACaaaaaacatcaagttcaaaGGAGATGCTACATTGCccccaaggtcaaaggtcataacTTCCCCATCAACTACACCATCTTTGCATCCTTGCTTGGATGAGCAACTGTCTGGACCTGAAGGTGGTCAGAAATTCAACAAAAGTCAGGTTTTTCTTAAGTTGATGACAAATTTGGTCCTTTAGCAGCGTCCCAGTCTATGACAGCTACAGTAAACCACCGTAAGCACTGGAAATACTGGGTATACAGTGACACTCTTTATTTTAGGCTGTGTggtactggtgtgtgtgtgtgtgtgtgtgtgtgtgtgtgtgcgtgtgtgtgtgtgtgtgcgcgctatCAGCTGTTAGAGTCAGCAGTAACAGTAAGCTAAAGTAGCTGCCATTAGTTGACGGAAGTCAACAGCTGCCCGTTTTCCCTCTGACATCAGCAACCGGACCTCAAATTGAATCAGTCCTTTACATCTGAACAGATTGGTGCTTGAAACCGATTGCAGGCAAGACGCCTCACCTTAAATCCTACGTTGAGAACTTTTATCCATCTTTGCTCCTCAGCTCGCTCCTCGACCACCACCATGGTCGTTGACGCCAAGAACGGAGATGCGGCGTCACCGTCTTCCAGAGGGTCAAAGAAAACGTTCACAGACGACCTGCACTCCACCTTCAGCTCCCCACTGGCCTGGATCCTGGTTCTGGCTCTCATTGTTACCTGgtcttgtgtttttgtcatcaTGTTTGATCTGACAGACTTCAGGACCATCTCAGGTGAGGCGAGACGTTTCCCTGTCATCAAAGGGAACATAAAAAAAGTTCTctccttgtgtgtttgttccactTGCAGCTTTTAATGCCAGTTTTCTGTATTTGTCACAATTTGTTAAAACTGCTGGTTCCACTGTTTCCCCCCAAACATAAAACAAAGCCTCCTGAAGTTAACTGTGATTAGTTTTCTAACCCTAATGCAACATTAACAGGTTTCAAAACTCACATTTCACAAAGAAATGGACCAAATATTTACTGCACAAACAGGataaaagctaatgctaatgctaatgcttctCATGTCACcattacaaaacaaacaaatactgGATGTTTAGATTGAAGAGCTCTATAAAAAACAACTTTGCTGTTAAAATCATCATAGCTCAGCAGTAGTATTACAGTTTCAGACCAGCGTCTGTCCCACTGCTACCACTGAACACATTTAGCTGTTTAACTTAAAATATCACTTTCTCTTCTGCTTTGACACAAACAGATTTCATGCTTTTCCCCCAGCATCACGTGCAGCAATGTTTACATTTACATCCTCAGCAAAACTCAGATAGGGTGAACATAAGCTTGCTTCCATCGGAGCAACTCTGGAACATAAAGGTCTTAATTAGGTCTTAATTAGAACCAGACATCTTAGTGGCCTCATTAACATCTTCCATCAGCTCGACTCGTCTCTTAGTGATCAGCATCAGGTACATTCAGACTATAAATGAGAATATTTGAGTCaggatctgctgctggatgtAACTGTAGTAAATCACATCCTCATTAATGACACAACCACACaaacagctcctctcctccattgCTGTGCTGAATGTCTCTGCTTTATTTCTCATCCAACCAGGTCGCTCTGCTCCTGGCATCAGGAAGGTTTTAAAGGAATCAGGTCGTAGAGGCAAGGCATCTTATCTGCTGCTATCCTCCACACCACAGGAATCACTAACTAGCTAACCTGTTAGAAGCATCTGCCTCATCTCGGCTGATCCATGCGATCAGTTCATGCGTGTCTGAGAGCATGCAGTCATGTTCCCTCTACCGGAGAGTTAAAATATTTGAGATAGAATATTTGAGTTGTGAAAACTGCCTGTCAGAGGAAGAAAAACGTGTTTCAGATGAATTTGATTTGACGGTGAAACTCTAAAAAGTGACGAATAAACTTCATCTGAAATCTTTTGCCTTCAAAATGCAtttggctgcctgttttctgcttttatgaGCAACGTTTGTCATTTACGTTTCTACATTCTACTTTAAAGTCCAACTGGGAGCTGAAGTGGTTGAACTGGAGTGAGGCAACTCTTCAGTCCCCGGTTGGTTCAAATTTCCCACCAAAGATCCTCTCCTGACTCCAGTTCAACCCAGATTTTTCCCGATTTTCCCATATAAAAGTGGGAAAGTGAAGGACGCCTGGCCTGACTGTGTGCTGTGTCCACAGGAGGCCTCAGTAAGATCAGCTCAGACCCCGTGAAATTGGTCAATGATGCCGTGGATGAATCGACGCACATGATCGGCGCCGTGTTAAAGTTCGCTGCCAACCTGATCGCCCCTGACGAAGACCAAGGTTCAGTCTGCTTCTTTATAATCCAAGAGATTTTTACCATACGCATGATGTCAATTTTTCAAAAGAAAGTAAATATTTGTTGCCATAAAACCTTTTTTAGTGGTTTTTCCAGGTGTTCCAGGCTCCAGAGGGATTTTTCCTGCCTGTTCAGGTTTCATCTCAacattgttttctttcacttttgtAGGAAATCTCTACGCAGTCCgaaaaaaaggtttgttttgacatgtttgttgttactttgctgCAGAAAATAAGACAAAAGCTTTGTTTGCTTCCATGAATGTTCTTGTTGGAGCTTTCCAGCTGAGAATCTGAGAGCTTGAATTCAATTTGGCATTTTATGCTCCTCCAAAATCATTTCCACTTCTCCTTCCACAGCTTAATGTTTTTAAACAGccaaaaaataacattaaaatgaGAGAAATCAAGGTGGTGTTTTCATCTGATTCATATGTGAATAATCTCAAAGTTTCAAGAtgggtggaggagaaggaggaggaggaggaggaggaggaggaagagagagcagtaAAAATGATGATTAGGAGAGCCAAAGGTATTTACCGACTGTTTAGCATGACTGTAGATTCATCAGTCTCATAACAGACGACAACACTAAATTTACCGGCTGAAACGTTTGTGCTGCTGCACTAAAACCGATGTTCTAATCAGACTCACAACCTGTGTGAATCTgcacagtaataataataataataataataataataataatgatgataataataataataacaacaataataataataaacaattGGCTTAATTTGTACAGTTTTATCGCTAATTTCTATGTTTGTCCTATTCACTGTTCCAGGAGAGTTCCTGCCATCCAGGAGTAAAGGTCTGTTTGCTTTATTCATAAGTCACATGATCAGCTTCATGATCATGTGACTCGTGTAACAAATTGTCATTTCAGTTGTTGGGATTCAAGCTAAAATGAAGAAACCAGTGGTTgaagatgtggaggaggaggaagaggaagaggaggaagaagtggaagaagaagaagaagaagaggctggggaggaaggggaggaggctgTAGAAGAGGTGGAAGAATTACAAGATGAAGAGtatggggaggaagaggagtacagtgaggaagaagattattatgatgaagaagatgaagaggaggaaattgAAGAGGAAGCAATGGAatatgaggatgaggaagaggcagagggagtAGCAGGAGTTacagatgaggatgatgaggatgaaggacttgagcaggaggtgggaaaagatgaagaggaggaagagcatgacctgggagagcagatggatgaagatgaggaagaccTTGAAGCAGATATTGAtattgatgatgaagatgaagttgttcctccaccttcctctgaagatgaagactCTGATTCACCCGCTGACCTCAAAGACAGCGATGAAGATGATAAACAAGACGATGAAGATACCAGTGATGATGAGGTGACAGACAGCTCGGATGTCAGTGAGTCTGTGCTTCTctccagtgaggaagaggaggtcgAAGATGATGCTTTATCATCTGACAGCGATGACATCACTGCAgaagacacagatgaagacTTTGACCTTCATCTTCTTCCCATTTTTGCTACtagtgaggaagatgaggagaataAACTTGCTGAAGAGGAAGTTCTTCCTCATTTTAAAGCTGaagatgatgacggtgatgatgaagatgatatcAAAGCTATGGAAGACACTGATGATAGTGATCATCATCTGGACCAATCAGACGATGAAATCTCTGTTGCCACCACTGAACATTTcgcagatgatgaagatgaaggagacATAAAAGACCTCAATCTGGACTTTGACCTCGACACAGACATCCACGTCACctttgatgatgtcactgaagCTAaacctgatgatgtcacagatgATGACCCAGTTTATGTGGAGGAAATTGACGTGACTTTCTTGGAGAGCACTGACAGTGGAGTCttaggtgatgaagatgagggtgGTCTCACCACAGAAGGAGACACAACAGACCTCAGCGATGATAGcgatgaaaatgatgaagattCTGACACATCTGACTTTAAAGTGGAGCTCAAAGAAAGTGACAGAGAAGAATTCACACTCTCAGAtacagaggaggacgaggaggaagag
Protein-coding sequences here:
- the LOC105418388 gene encoding clumping factor A-like isoform X2, with amino-acid sequence MTETVEARSSTTTMVVDAKNGDAASPSSRGSKKTFTDDLHSTFSSPLAWILVLALIVTWSCVFVIMFDLTDFRTISGRSAPGIRKVLKESGRRGGLSKISSDPVKLVNDAVDESTHMIGAVLKFAANLIAPDEDQGNLYAVRKKGEFLPSRSKVVGIQAKMKKPVVEDVEEEEEEEEEEVEEEEEEEAGEEGEEAVEEVEELQDEEYGEEEEYSEEEDYYDEEDEEEEIEEEAMEYEDEEEAEGVAGVTDEDDEDEGLEQEVGKDEEEEEHDLGEQMDEDEEDLEADIDIDDEDEVVPPPSSEDEDSDSPADLKDSDEDDKQDDEDTSDDEVTDSSDVSESVLLSSEEEEVEDDALSSDSDDITAEDTDEDFDLHLLPIFATSEEDEENKLAEEEVLPHFKAEDDDGDDEDDIKAMEDTDDSDHHLDQSDDEISVATTEHFADDEDEGDIKDLNLDFDLDTDIHVTFDDVTEAKPDDVTDDDPVYVEEIDVTFLESTDSGVLGDEDEGGLTTEGDTTDLSDDSDENDEDSDTSDFKVELKESDREEFTLSDTEEDEEEEEEGHLLVAASAAASIVQEGAVKTEGGSEEEEEEEEEEEEEEEKAAEEDTSEDAETEKTGEFDCEK
- the LOC105418388 gene encoding clumping factor A-like isoform X1 encodes the protein MTETVEARSSTTTMVVDAKNGDAASPSSRGSKKTFTDDLHSTFSSPLAWILVLALIVTWSCVFVIMFDLTDFRTISGRSAPGIRKVLKESGRRGGLSKISSDPVKLVNDAVDESTHMIGAVLKFAANLIAPDEDQGNLYAVRKKVSRWVEEKEEEEEEEEEERAVKMMIRRAKGEFLPSRSKVVGIQAKMKKPVVEDVEEEEEEEEEEVEEEEEEEAGEEGEEAVEEVEELQDEEYGEEEEYSEEEDYYDEEDEEEEIEEEAMEYEDEEEAEGVAGVTDEDDEDEGLEQEVGKDEEEEEHDLGEQMDEDEEDLEADIDIDDEDEVVPPPSSEDEDSDSPADLKDSDEDDKQDDEDTSDDEVTDSSDVSESVLLSSEEEEVEDDALSSDSDDITAEDTDEDFDLHLLPIFATSEEDEENKLAEEEVLPHFKAEDDDGDDEDDIKAMEDTDDSDHHLDQSDDEISVATTEHFADDEDEGDIKDLNLDFDLDTDIHVTFDDVTEAKPDDVTDDDPVYVEEIDVTFLESTDSGVLGDEDEGGLTTEGDTTDLSDDSDENDEDSDTSDFKVELKESDREEFTLSDTEEDEEEEEEGHLLVAASAAASIVQEGAVKTEGGSEEEEEEEEEEEEEEEKAAEEDTSEDAETEKTGEFDCEK